In Lacibacter sp. H407, the genomic window CTGATGAGTGTTGATTTTAATGTTGATCCATCTTCAGCAGTAATAATTAATTGATAAGCCCCTGCCGCCAATTGTAATGTTTCGATCTGCAATTGATTATTTCCTGCTACGAGTTTCACTGCACGATTCATTAGCCGCCTGCCCTGCATATCAATTACTGAAACAGTTGCATCAGTCGTTTTCTTTACTCTTACAGAAATATTGAGCAACTCAACTGTTGGGTTAGGCCACACTTTAATAGCCGGTGCGCCGGCAGATGTTAGGTCGAATACATTTGTTGGGAAATCAATATCAGTTAAAGTCCATCTTGAGAAAGATGCAATGCCCGTTTGTTGCACAAAATTACTTGTTGCATCTCTGCTGGAGAATCCTGCACCGGTCCAGTTTATGTTATCATTGCTCCTCCATAAACTTAACAGCGCTTCATTTCGGCCATTTAATTCTGCGTTAAAATAATTGAACCTTAGTGTAGCATTTAAACTTGTGCTTGTTGTTGGTGTTATGTCGTAATAACGATTAATTGACTGGCGGCTTATAACTGAAATGTTTTGTGCTGTATGTCCCCGGCGTATGGTAACTGTTCCGAGATTTTGTGCAGAAGTGATCACAGCACCAAGATTACCAGGGTTGGCAGATGATGGTGCATTTAACGGCAAAACAATTTGCACATGCCCACCATTAGCACCAATCACACGTGTAGTTTCTGTTTCACCGGTTAACAAAGCAGCAGGTTCTAATTCAAGATTATTATTGTTGAGATTCAACAAGCCACTTGTAAAACTTACAAGTGTATTAATACCAATCGTGCGTTGCAACTGTATTTCAGCGGTACCTGTTTTTGCCAATTGTAACACATGAATTTTTGTTGGCTGTGTTCCACCGATTGTATTGTTGGCTGTACCTGTAAAACGAACTGTGCCTGCTGTTTGGTTAAACGTGCCATTGTTAACAAGACTCATGTCTTGCAAAACAAGCGTAGCGTTGCCTTCAAGTTTAAACGTTGTGCCGTTTGCAACCT contains:
- a CDS encoding T9SS type A sorting domain-containing protein, encoding MSKNYVLIIVVLCFYATQLHAQLQVANGTTFKLEGNATLVLQDMSLVNNGTFNQTAGTVRFTGTANNTIGGTQPTKIHVLQLAKTGTAEIQLQRTIGINTLVSFTSGLLNLNNNNLELEPAALLTGETETTRVIGANGGHVQIVLPLNAPSSANPGNLGAVITSAQNLGTVTIRRGHTAQNISVISRQSINRYYDITPTTSTSLNATLRFNYFNAELNGRNEALLSLWRSNDNINWTGAGFSSRDATSNFVQQTGIASFSRWTLTDIDFPTNVFDLTSAGAPAIKVWPNPTVELLNISVRVKKTTDATVSVIDMQGRRLMNRAVKLVAGNNQLQIETLQLAAGAYQLIITAEDGSTLKSTLIRQ